One window of Streptomyces sp. FIT100 genomic DNA carries:
- a CDS encoding HNH endonuclease family protein, with protein MSGVYARRMSRTAVLAATAALACATTLLSAPAAQAAPPTPVSAATARSYLGSLTVQAEGSSSGYSRDLFPHWITQSGACNTREVVLKRDGSNVVQDSSCAATSGSWYSPYDGATWSAASDVDIDHIVPLAEAWRSGASSWSTSSRQAFANDLTRPQLIAVTDNVNQSKGDQDPGEWLPSRTAYHCTYARMWVHTKYYWNMTVDSAEKSALQSILNGC; from the coding sequence ATGTCTGGTGTCTACGCGCGTCGAATGAGCCGCACCGCGGTTCTCGCCGCCACCGCCGCGCTTGCCTGCGCAACCACTCTGCTCAGCGCGCCCGCCGCCCAAGCCGCCCCGCCCACCCCGGTCAGCGCCGCCACCGCCCGCAGCTACCTGGGCTCGCTCACCGTCCAGGCGGAAGGTTCCTCCAGCGGTTACAGCCGGGACCTGTTCCCGCACTGGATCACCCAGTCGGGTGCCTGCAACACCCGCGAGGTCGTCCTCAAGCGCGACGGCTCGAACGTCGTCCAGGACTCCAGCTGCGCCGCCACCAGCGGCAGTTGGTACTCCCCGTACGACGGCGCCACCTGGAGCGCTGCCTCCGACGTCGACATCGACCACATCGTCCCGCTGGCCGAGGCATGGCGCTCGGGCGCCAGCTCCTGGTCCACCTCCTCGCGCCAGGCGTTCGCGAACGACCTGACCCGCCCGCAGCTGATCGCCGTCACCGACAACGTCAACCAGTCCAAGGGCGACCAGGACCCGGGCGAGTGGCTGCCGTCGCGCACCGCGTACCACTGCACGTACGCCCGGATGTGGGTGCACACGAAGTACTACTGGAACATGACGGTCGACTCCGCCGAGAAGTCCGCGCTCCAGTCGATCCTCAACGGCTGCTGA
- a CDS encoding alkaline phosphatase D family protein: MAGLRLGPLLRYVDWESGDHATVWVEADRPCTAEVRCADGAGGSVRTFQIQGHHYALIPVTGLTPGSSTAYEVLLDGRRVWPLADSPFPQSTIRTPAVPADGVRITFGSCRWAAPPADEHDPIGPDALDGIAARLAAGERAGQDTDDRPDVLLLLGDQVYADATSKATQRWLAARRDLREPPGAQVADYEEYTRLYDESWLDPEVRWLLSTVPSCMIFDDHDVIDDWNTSASWLAEMRATPWWQERVLSGLMSYWVYQHLGNLSPAELDTDPVYAAVRATPDGTDALRRFAAGADADPASVRWSYRRDFGRTRLLMTDTRAARVLDEDKRAMLDVDEARWLHDQALDTPGSCDHLLIGASLPWLLPPLIHDAESWNAALCRGERGPRWARFGEDVRRRADLEHWAAFPESFEKLTRLIAEAGSGPDAPATVCVLSGDVHHAYVAEPRWLASEWPEGAPDARVFQLTCSPVHNAIHSSVRMGFRFGWSRAGRRLGHALARHGRAGRPLIEWRRTGGPWFENQLMTLALKGRSATLRLDQARADRTDSRLVTADERNLTNGP, translated from the coding sequence ATGGCCGGGCTGAGGCTGGGACCGCTACTGCGGTACGTCGACTGGGAGAGCGGCGACCACGCGACCGTATGGGTCGAGGCCGACCGTCCCTGCACGGCCGAGGTGCGGTGCGCGGACGGAGCCGGCGGCTCGGTCCGCACGTTCCAGATCCAGGGCCACCACTACGCCCTGATCCCGGTCACCGGCCTGACCCCGGGCTCCTCGACGGCGTACGAGGTGCTGCTGGACGGCCGCCGCGTATGGCCCCTGGCGGACTCCCCGTTCCCGCAGAGCACGATCCGCACCCCGGCGGTCCCCGCCGACGGGGTGCGGATCACCTTCGGCTCCTGCCGCTGGGCCGCGCCGCCGGCCGACGAGCACGACCCGATCGGCCCGGACGCGCTGGACGGAATCGCCGCACGGCTGGCCGCCGGTGAGCGCGCCGGCCAGGACACCGACGACCGCCCGGACGTGCTGCTGCTCCTCGGCGACCAGGTGTACGCGGACGCGACCTCCAAGGCGACTCAGCGCTGGCTGGCCGCCCGGCGTGATCTGCGCGAGCCGCCGGGCGCGCAGGTCGCGGACTACGAGGAGTACACCCGGCTGTACGACGAGTCCTGGCTGGACCCCGAGGTCCGCTGGCTGCTCTCCACCGTCCCCAGCTGCATGATCTTCGACGACCACGACGTCATCGACGACTGGAACACCAGCGCGTCCTGGCTCGCGGAGATGCGCGCCACGCCCTGGTGGCAGGAGCGGGTCCTCAGCGGTCTGATGTCGTACTGGGTCTACCAGCACCTGGGCAATCTCTCCCCGGCCGAGCTCGACACCGACCCGGTCTACGCGGCCGTGCGGGCAACCCCCGACGGGACCGACGCGCTGCGGCGGTTCGCGGCGGGCGCCGACGCCGACCCGGCCTCCGTCCGGTGGAGCTACCGGCGCGACTTCGGCAGGACCCGGCTGCTGATGACCGACACCCGGGCCGCCCGCGTCCTGGACGAGGACAAGCGCGCGATGCTCGACGTGGACGAGGCGCGCTGGCTGCACGACCAGGCGCTCGACACCCCCGGTTCGTGCGACCACCTCCTCATCGGCGCCTCGCTGCCCTGGCTGCTGCCGCCGCTCATCCACGACGCGGAGAGCTGGAACGCGGCGCTGTGCCGGGGCGAACGGGGCCCGCGCTGGGCGCGCTTCGGCGAGGACGTGCGCAGACGTGCGGACCTGGAGCACTGGGCGGCCTTCCCGGAGTCGTTCGAGAAGCTGACCCGGCTGATCGCGGAGGCGGGCAGCGGGCCGGACGCACCCGCGACGGTGTGCGTGCTGTCCGGGGACGTCCACCACGCGTATGTGGCGGAGCCGCGGTGGCTCGCGTCCGAGTGGCCCGAAGGCGCGCCGGACGCCCGGGTGTTCCAGCTGACCTGCTCCCCCGTGCACAACGCCATCCACTCGTCCGTGCGGATGGGCTTCCGCTTCGGCTGGAGCCGCGCGGGGCGCCGGCTCGGGCACGCCCTGGCCCGGCACGGGCGGGCCGGCCGGCCGCTCATCGAGTGGCGGCGCACGGGCGGACCGTGGTTCGAGAACCAGCTGATGACACTGGCCCTGAAGGGCCGTTCGGCGACGCTCCGGCTCGACCAGGCACGGGCGGATCGTACGGATTCGAGGCTCGTGACCGCCGACGAACGGAACCTGACGAATGGTCCGTGA
- a CDS encoding FAD/NAD(P)-binding protein: MPHISLGVCTLTVSPAFRHAIALVGAGPRGTSVLERLCASVPELAPEIELTVHVVDPAPAGPGQVWRTDQPAELLMNTVASQVTLFTDASVSCEGPVRPGPSLYEWAAAQTDEEGEGEGGRDGGLGPDDYPTRACYGRYLEWAFRRTVERAPETVRVVVHRARAVRLDDTNAAAAGANAVKGAEGPGGAARHPGDRAQRLVLDDGTVLDGLSAVVLAQGHLPVTEDVHQDRLDEYADRHGLRHFTPANPADLDLSAIAPGETVLLRGLGLNFFDHMALLTTGRGGTFAADASDPDRLVYRPSGREPRLYAGSRRGVPYQARGDNEKGASGRHHPLLLTADVIAAFRKRAEAGDPPDFLDEIWPLVAKEVETVYYEALLTPAHGSPPPGFRARFLDAPHGGPEEQAVLDAYGCAAGDRWSWERVSYPHRGEEFTGPAALRGWLVGHLRRDAGHAALGNVTGPLKAALDVLRDVRNEVRQIVDHAGLSGASRRDHLDRWYTPLNAFLSIGPPRRRIREMAALIEAGVLEVVGPRMSVRAEGGRFMADSPQVPGSAVEATVLIEARLPEPDLRRSRDELLARLLRTGQCRPHVVDGYETGGLDVTERPYRLIDRQGRAHPRRFAFGVPTEGVHWVTAAGARPGVDSVTLSDADAVARAALRITARCELLMKNDRRPNVELASID, translated from the coding sequence ATGCCCCACATTTCCCTGGGAGTCTGTACTTTGACCGTGTCGCCCGCATTTCGCCATGCCATAGCCCTGGTCGGCGCTGGTCCCCGCGGCACCTCGGTACTCGAGAGACTCTGCGCCTCCGTGCCCGAACTGGCCCCGGAGATCGAGCTGACCGTGCATGTCGTCGACCCGGCGCCGGCCGGGCCCGGCCAGGTGTGGCGCACGGACCAGCCCGCCGAGCTGCTGATGAACACGGTGGCGTCCCAGGTGACCCTGTTCACGGACGCGAGCGTCAGCTGCGAGGGGCCGGTGCGGCCGGGGCCGAGCCTGTACGAGTGGGCGGCGGCGCAGACGGACGAGGAAGGGGAAGGGGAGGGGGGCAGGGACGGGGGGCTCGGACCGGACGACTATCCGACCCGGGCCTGCTACGGCCGCTATCTGGAGTGGGCCTTCCGCAGGACCGTCGAGCGGGCTCCCGAGACGGTGCGGGTGGTGGTGCACCGGGCGCGGGCGGTACGGCTCGACGACACCAACGCTGCCGCCGCCGGCGCCAATGCCGTAAAGGGCGCCGAGGGACCTGGCGGTGCGGCGCGGCACCCTGGCGACCGTGCGCAGCGGCTCGTCCTCGACGACGGCACGGTGCTGGACGGCCTCAGCGCGGTGGTGCTGGCGCAGGGCCATCTGCCGGTGACCGAGGACGTACACCAGGACCGGCTGGACGAGTACGCCGACCGGCACGGGCTGCGGCATTTCACCCCCGCCAACCCCGCGGACCTCGACCTCTCGGCGATAGCCCCGGGGGAAACGGTCCTGCTGCGCGGCCTCGGCCTCAACTTCTTCGACCACATGGCGCTGCTGACAACGGGCCGCGGCGGCACGTTCGCAGCGGACGCGAGCGATCCGGACCGGCTGGTCTACCGCCCGTCGGGACGCGAGCCGCGGCTGTACGCGGGCTCACGGCGCGGGGTCCCGTACCAGGCGCGGGGCGACAACGAGAAGGGCGCGTCGGGCCGCCACCACCCGCTGCTCCTCACCGCGGACGTGATCGCGGCCTTCCGCAAGCGCGCGGAGGCGGGCGATCCGCCGGACTTCCTGGACGAGATATGGCCGCTCGTCGCCAAGGAGGTGGAGACGGTCTACTACGAGGCGCTGCTCACGCCTGCCCACGGCTCGCCGCCTCCCGGCTTCCGGGCGCGCTTTCTGGACGCGCCCCACGGCGGCCCCGAGGAGCAGGCGGTGCTGGACGCGTACGGGTGCGCGGCCGGCGACCGCTGGTCCTGGGAGCGGGTCTCGTACCCGCACAGGGGCGAGGAGTTCACCGGCCCGGCGGCGCTCCGCGGCTGGCTCGTCGGCCATCTGCGGCGGGACGCCGGGCATGCGGCGCTCGGCAATGTGACGGGCCCGCTGAAGGCGGCGCTCGACGTCCTGCGGGACGTACGCAACGAGGTGCGGCAGATCGTGGACCACGCCGGGCTGTCGGGGGCGTCACGGCGGGACCATCTGGACCGCTGGTACACACCGCTGAACGCCTTCCTCTCCATCGGCCCGCCGCGCCGCCGGATCCGGGAGATGGCCGCGCTGATCGAGGCCGGGGTGCTGGAGGTCGTCGGCCCCCGGATGTCCGTACGGGCCGAGGGCGGGCGCTTCATGGCCGACTCCCCGCAGGTGCCGGGCTCGGCGGTCGAGGCGACGGTGCTGATCGAGGCCCGGCTGCCCGAGCCCGACCTGCGGCGCAGCCGCGACGAGCTGCTGGCGAGGCTGCTGCGCACCGGCCAGTGCCGGCCTCATGTCGTCGATGGTTACGAGACGGGCGGGCTGGACGTAACGGAGCGGCCGTACCGTCTGATCGACCGTCAGGGGCGGGCGCACCCGCGGCGGTTCGCGTTCGGCGTGCCCACGGAAGGGGTGCACTGGGTGACCGCGGCCGGGGCGCGGCCGGGGGTGGACTCGGTGACGCTGTCGGACGCGGACGCGGTGGCGAGGGCCGCACTGCGGATCACGGCGCGGTGTGAACTTCTCATGAAGAACGACCGCCGACCAAATGTTGAACTTGCAAGTATTGATTAG
- a CDS encoding DoxX family protein, with protein sequence MSTRLDQAQPYALGLFRIVIGLLFACHGAASLFGVLGGAMGGGTVPTGTWPGWYAAVIQLVGGGLVLIGLGTRTAAFIASGSMAYAYFKVHQPEALFPLQNGGEASAVFCWAFLLLVFTGPGALALDRLFAPRGATAKAETETGADGAERRDAAKAPVAA encoded by the coding sequence CTGTCCACCCGGCTCGACCAGGCGCAGCCGTACGCACTCGGCCTCTTCCGCATCGTCATCGGCCTGCTCTTCGCCTGCCACGGCGCCGCCTCGCTCTTCGGCGTCCTCGGCGGCGCGATGGGCGGCGGCACCGTGCCCACCGGCACCTGGCCCGGCTGGTACGCGGCCGTCATCCAGCTCGTCGGCGGCGGCCTGGTGCTGATCGGCCTCGGCACGCGCACGGCGGCGTTCATCGCCTCGGGGTCGATGGCGTACGCGTACTTCAAGGTGCACCAGCCCGAGGCGCTCTTCCCGCTGCAGAACGGCGGAGAGGCGTCCGCGGTCTTCTGCTGGGCCTTCCTGCTGCTCGTCTTCACCGGCCCGGGCGCGCTGGCGCTCGACCGCCTGTTCGCGCCCCGCGGCGCGACGGCCAAGGCGGAGACGGAAACAGGGGCCGACGGGGCCGAGCGGCGCGACGCGGCAAAGGCCCCGGTCGCGGCCTGA
- a CDS encoding DedA family protein: protein MGLAELTGGPWIYAVVALSVLLDVFLPVLPSGVLVITAATAAAAGTRAAADQAAQPQEVPSLLALLLCATTASVLGDLVAYRLAWRGGARLDRAIARSPRLASAQERLGAALGRGGGLLVVIARFAPAGRSVVSLGAGAAHRRVQEFLPWSALAAVAWAGYSVGLGYFGGQWLGATWMGVAVSVVALFAAGAVAAYVIRRPRTPQPA from the coding sequence ATGGGGCTGGCGGAGCTGACCGGCGGCCCATGGATCTACGCCGTGGTCGCCCTGTCCGTGCTCCTGGACGTCTTTCTTCCGGTGCTGCCCAGCGGTGTACTCGTCATCACCGCGGCAACCGCCGCCGCGGCCGGGACGAGGGCCGCCGCCGACCAGGCGGCACAGCCGCAGGAGGTGCCCTCGCTGCTGGCCCTGCTCCTGTGCGCCACGACCGCATCCGTGCTGGGCGACCTCGTCGCATACCGTCTCGCGTGGCGCGGCGGCGCCCGGCTGGACCGCGCCATCGCGCGATCCCCGCGACTGGCCTCGGCGCAGGAACGTCTCGGCGCAGCGCTCGGCCGCGGCGGCGGACTGCTCGTGGTCATCGCCCGCTTCGCCCCGGCGGGCCGCTCGGTCGTCTCCCTGGGCGCGGGCGCGGCGCACCGGCGAGTCCAGGAGTTCCTCCCCTGGTCGGCCCTCGCGGCCGTGGCCTGGGCGGGCTACAGCGTCGGCCTCGGCTACTTCGGCGGCCAGTGGCTGGGCGCGACCTGGATGGGCGTGGCGGTATCTGTCGTCGCGCTCTTCGCGGCGGGCGCCGTCGCCGCCTACGTCATCCGGCGTCCACGGACTCCGCAGCCGGCTTAG
- a CDS encoding DUF2277 domain-containing protein — protein sequence MCRSIKTLRPPALPHEATVDDVRAAALQYVRKVSGFRAPAAHNREVFERAVDEIAEATRALLDGLEIRGAKPAAESVDAG from the coding sequence ATGTGCCGAAGCATCAAGACACTCCGTCCGCCCGCCCTCCCGCATGAGGCCACCGTCGACGACGTCCGTGCCGCCGCCTTGCAGTACGTACGGAAGGTGTCCGGCTTCCGGGCGCCCGCCGCGCACAACCGCGAGGTGTTCGAGCGGGCGGTCGACGAGATAGCAGAGGCGACCCGCGCTCTGCTCGACGGCCTTGAGATCCGCGGCGCTAAGCCGGCTGCGGAGTCCGTGGACGCCGGATGA
- a CDS encoding VOC family protein: protein MNPSVPVTFALPTADRRTSFLFYGDGLGLDPIGEPAEDGVPEPLQFALNDGVRIMLIPTGGFGWITGDHEVAPRGHSECVISVSAGDESGVDEMVRRAEAAGGTVVTPPGRRPWGYAGAFADPDGHIWMISA from the coding sequence ATGAATCCCTCCGTCCCTGTCACCTTCGCACTGCCGACCGCGGACCGCCGGACGTCGTTCCTCTTCTACGGCGACGGCCTCGGCCTCGACCCCATCGGCGAGCCGGCCGAGGACGGCGTTCCGGAGCCGCTCCAGTTCGCCCTGAACGACGGTGTGCGGATCATGCTGATCCCCACCGGCGGCTTCGGATGGATCACCGGTGACCACGAGGTCGCGCCGCGGGGGCACAGCGAGTGCGTGATCAGCGTGAGCGCCGGTGATGAGAGTGGTGTGGACGAGATGGTCCGCCGTGCCGAGGCGGCGGGCGGGACCGTCGTCACGCCGCCCGGCCGCCGGCCTTGGGGGTACGCCGGTGCCTTCGCCGACCCGGACGGCCACATCTGGATGATCAGCGCCTAG
- a CDS encoding tellurite resistance TerB family protein: MAMWDRIKDQAKNLQQQSQTRGSGGHGRPGAGSSGGSRAQLVSTLKSQLTSLKTELKSGAYRDASMAMCALVAAADGHVDPAERQHVESLILNNDVLQNFPSEQLRQRFNKHVDQLAFNFQQGKADAMQEIAKAAKKPTEARAVVQTGFVVAGADGFVAPAEEQVLREACSVLGLSPQEFGI; encoded by the coding sequence GTGGCGATGTGGGATCGGATCAAGGACCAGGCCAAGAATCTGCAGCAGCAGTCGCAGACGCGGGGCTCCGGCGGACACGGGCGGCCGGGTGCGGGGTCCTCCGGCGGATCGCGGGCTCAGCTGGTGAGCACGCTCAAGTCCCAGCTCACCTCCCTCAAGACCGAGTTGAAGAGCGGGGCCTACCGGGACGCCAGCATGGCGATGTGCGCCCTCGTCGCGGCTGCCGACGGGCATGTCGACCCGGCGGAGCGGCAGCATGTGGAGTCGCTGATCCTGAACAACGACGTCCTGCAGAACTTCCCGTCCGAGCAGCTGCGGCAGCGGTTCAACAAGCACGTCGACCAGCTGGCGTTCAACTTCCAGCAGGGCAAGGCGGACGCCATGCAGGAGATCGCCAAGGCGGCGAAGAAGCCGACGGAGGCCAGGGCGGTCGTGCAGACCGGCTTCGTCGTCGCCGGTGCGGACGGCTTCGTCGCGCCGGCCGAGGAGCAGGTGCTGCGCGAGGCGTGCTCGGTGCTCGGCCTGTCCCCGCAGGAGTTCGGCATCTGA
- a CDS encoding PadR family transcriptional regulator has protein sequence MKVTKDLVAASATPMVLGILADGESYGYAILRRINELSGGELDWTEGLLYPLLHRLERLGHVESSWQSVTGERRRKYYRITPTGLAELAEQRRQWDTVVDALKKVWLGPGDLRTTTAIPLGGPA, from the coding sequence GTGAAGGTCACCAAGGATCTCGTCGCCGCCTCGGCGACACCGATGGTGCTCGGCATCCTGGCCGATGGGGAGAGCTACGGCTACGCCATCCTCAGGCGGATCAACGAACTGTCCGGCGGCGAGTTGGACTGGACCGAAGGGCTGCTCTACCCGCTGCTGCACCGGCTGGAGCGCCTCGGACACGTCGAGTCGAGCTGGCAGTCGGTCACCGGGGAACGGCGGCGCAAGTACTACCGCATCACCCCCACCGGCCTGGCCGAGCTTGCCGAGCAACGCCGCCAGTGGGACACGGTCGTGGACGCACTGAAGAAGGTCTGGCTCGGCCCCGGCGACCTGAGGACGACGACCGCGATCCCGTTGGGGGGCCCGGCATGA
- a CDS encoding permease prefix domain 1-containing protein, with the protein MTAPDGQDELEAQFTQWRHYVQRRPELRQSDTEELEDHLRGSVDELVAVGLRADEAFLVAVKRMGGLDELSREFAREHSERLWKQLVLTGEPDGPAADTGARRNLVAMVICAAGAAVSVKVPELFGVSIEQGDPFYGLNLSLFTLPWLAAFLAWRRRAAPGLIGVLVALFALGAVAANVYRLPDDSQSFVLTCIHLPIALWFAVGLAYVADDVRSSRRQMDFIRFTGEWFVYLALITSGGGVLIAFVFGTFEAIGIVPEVFIQQWLLPCGGVASVVVAAWLVEAKQSVVENMAPVLARLFTPLFTAVLLAFLVTFGWTGAGIDVEREALILFDLLLVVVLGLLLYSLSARDPLAPPGLFDKLQLALVLSALAIDVLVLLEITGRITEYGTTPNKAAALGENVILLVNLAWSAWLVLGFVRRRTPFVALERWQTGYLPVYAAWAWVVALVFPPLFDYL; encoded by the coding sequence ATGACAGCGCCGGACGGTCAGGACGAGCTGGAGGCCCAGTTCACCCAGTGGCGCCACTACGTGCAGCGCCGCCCGGAGCTGCGGCAGTCCGATACCGAAGAGCTCGAGGACCATCTCCGCGGCTCCGTCGACGAGCTCGTCGCCGTCGGCCTGCGCGCCGACGAGGCGTTCCTGGTCGCGGTCAAACGCATGGGCGGCCTGGACGAGCTGTCCCGCGAGTTCGCCCGGGAGCACTCCGAACGGCTGTGGAAGCAACTGGTACTGACCGGCGAGCCGGACGGCCCCGCGGCGGACACCGGCGCGCGGCGCAACCTGGTCGCGATGGTCATCTGTGCGGCGGGTGCCGCGGTGTCCGTGAAGGTGCCGGAACTGTTCGGCGTGAGCATCGAACAGGGCGACCCGTTCTACGGGCTCAACCTCAGCCTGTTCACGCTGCCCTGGCTGGCGGCCTTCCTGGCCTGGCGCCGCCGGGCCGCACCGGGGCTCATCGGCGTACTGGTGGCCTTGTTCGCGCTCGGCGCCGTGGCAGCCAACGTCTACCGTCTCCCGGACGACTCCCAGTCGTTCGTCCTGACCTGCATCCATCTCCCCATCGCCCTGTGGTTCGCGGTCGGTCTGGCCTATGTGGCCGACGACGTGCGGTCGTCACGCCGGCAGATGGACTTCATCCGCTTCACCGGCGAATGGTTCGTCTACCTCGCCCTCATCACCTCCGGTGGCGGTGTGCTCATCGCGTTCGTCTTCGGGACCTTCGAGGCCATCGGGATCGTCCCGGAGGTCTTCATCCAGCAGTGGCTCCTGCCGTGCGGAGGCGTGGCCTCGGTGGTGGTGGCCGCCTGGCTCGTCGAGGCGAAGCAGAGCGTCGTGGAGAACATGGCCCCCGTGCTCGCACGACTGTTCACCCCGCTCTTCACCGCGGTACTGCTGGCCTTCCTCGTCACCTTCGGCTGGACCGGCGCCGGCATCGACGTCGAGCGGGAGGCGCTGATCCTCTTCGACCTCCTGCTGGTCGTGGTGCTGGGACTCCTGCTCTACTCGCTCTCGGCCCGCGATCCCCTGGCCCCGCCCGGCCTGTTCGACAAGCTGCAGCTCGCCCTCGTACTCAGTGCGCTCGCCATCGACGTGCTGGTGCTGCTGGAGATCACCGGGCGCATCACCGAGTACGGCACCACCCCCAACAAGGCGGCGGCACTCGGCGAGAACGTCATCCTGCTGGTCAACCTCGCCTGGTCGGCATGGCTGGTGCTGGGTTTCGTCCGCCGACGCACACCGTTCGTGGCACTCGAACGCTGGCAGACCGGCTACCTCCCGGTGTACGCCGCGTGGGCCTGGGTCGTGGCCCTGGTCTTTCCCCCGCTGTTCGACTACCTCTGA
- a CDS encoding N-acetyltransferase: MSKSLKEAAKTPEANPWYRAVYRGDEPVGFVMLSWKPPAGPYKGRHFIWRLLVDKRYQKRGIGWEALTQVAALVRADGATELLTSYEPGDGEPWPFYRKFGFEPTGEIDDGEIVLRLALPAQ, from the coding sequence GTGTCCAAGTCGCTCAAGGAGGCGGCAAAGACGCCGGAGGCCAATCCCTGGTACCGCGCCGTGTACCGCGGTGACGAGCCGGTCGGCTTCGTGATGCTGTCATGGAAACCGCCGGCCGGCCCTTACAAGGGGCGGCACTTCATCTGGCGCCTCCTCGTCGACAAGCGGTACCAGAAGCGGGGGATCGGCTGGGAGGCGCTCACGCAGGTCGCCGCCCTGGTTCGAGCGGACGGCGCCACCGAGCTGCTGACCAGCTACGAGCCCGGCGACGGCGAACCGTGGCCCTTCTACCGGAAGTTCGGGTTCGAGCCCACCGGGGAGATCGACGACGGCGAGATCGTGCTGCGGCTCGCCCTTCCGGCTCAGTGA